Genomic segment of Coturnix japonica isolate 7356 chromosome 24, Coturnix japonica 2.1, whole genome shotgun sequence:
AACGTAAGAATGGTCATAATGTGTCAGACCGAAATCTTTATAGACTAATATCCTGGACAGCATCCAGTAAGAGACACTTAGGGAGTAGTATAAGGAACAGAACATGACTTACCCTTCCATTAAACTGTACCCTCTCACTCTGATTATCTGTTTCTAGACTTAAATCCAAGTGTTGCTCCTTGACTGGTGACAACATCTGTACAGGGTTTGGGATTTGGCCTCCTACAGTTCTCCCCAGTGTCCTGAGCTGTCTGGTCATCTGGCTGCCATCAGTAAAGACAAACATGTTGCAGTTCCAATTCGGACACCCAGAGAGCTGGGTCGCCTTGGTGCAGTGCTTCTCCTCCATCCCTGAGACCAGAAACTGCCTGTAATTCCGTTTCTCCTCgctatttgtttctgtaatcTTTTGGCTACGTTGCTTTCTAAATTCGGGTCCAGTGAGTGATGAGCTCTGGAGTTCAGTCTTATCATCCGTAATGGAGGAAACACTTGGCTGAAGTGTTTGACATGACTTAGTTCAAAAGAAAGAGCTTCAAATTGATGTTGGCTTAATGGAGCCAAAGTGTCCCTCGATACAGATATGGTAAATGAGCTGGTGGCTTGTATCCCAGTAACTCTCCTGCATCATCTGAGCTCTGTGGTTTATAGAGACGTGcttgtgtttatttctctgGGACTAATGTGGCCTGGTCTTAAAACTCCCTTGGAGTCCAAACAGTAAGGGTCTGGAATGGAGATTCCCATCCAAACCCACCCGTTGCTTGGAGCCATTTTCAGTTATGATGGCCTTTGGCCCATCCATTTTAAAAGGAGATGTGAGGATTGATCTGCTTGGGCTCAGAACAACCCTTTTCCTATAAGGTAGGACTTAAAGGGTCATCGGCTAAAGATGTGGAATTGCACACACTTTTCTGTAGCCTCAAACAAAGTGGGACCTCTGTGAGCCACGCTTGGTTTCCTGAAGAGGTGGATATGAGTCAAGGGGGAATTCATTTCAAAAGGCAGGCTGCCCTGTGAGTGCGTGAGGCAGGATAATTCAAAATAGAAAAGTCgtgcttgtttttctgattcATCTTCCACCAATTAAGCCGGAGCTCTTTTACATTCGCTACAGAGGATTTCTTGAGCGCTGGCCAAAGAGATTCTTTAAAtgattcatttgaaaaataaataaataagtaaataaaaatccttctttATTTACAGATTTTCCTCTTCAGCATGGATCTGACAGGGTCCTGGTCCTTACAGCAGGCAATGGGAGCATCCAAACTCATCATGTCCTTAGAACCAATTACTTTCTGGGTGCAGGGTGCCGTAAAGTTGTACAAAAGCACAATACAAATATCAAATGTCGTTATTAAGTAAAGATTAATTATCTTTCtgcttaggttttttttttgtgaaggCCTCCGGCGTGCATGCCTCAGACACACTCAAACTTattaattactgttattatGTAAAAGTTATACTGAAACATTATGTTGATAAATTACTAATGGAGACAGGtatgaaaaggaaactgaatcTCACAGCTCCAAGTGCTCAGCTAATTTCCCTTGTGGTTTTGGAACTAAATGACTGAATTCAACCACACACCCAAGTGCCAATAGCTGGGGAAGTGCAGCTGCAGATTCATCCACCTCTATTCTCTGCTGGGTCCCAAACTGGGTACCTCCATAGCAAGAAGTGCCTTGGGGAAGAGCCCTTTCCAGCTACAGTATGTTTTATTCAGTATTACGATGGGTGATGTTCACAGACAtcagggtttttgtttgtgatGAAAACACAACCCATCAAAAATGTGGTTGAACAGGGAAGTGACTTTAGCTAATGCGTCAGGGAAGGCAAAATAGAATGCCTGAGTGAACTCTCATCTTGTCTTAGCTCATCACAGAAGGTTTCGGTTCTTACAGATTTGTCCTTTAACTGGAGTACCCTATAAAGGACCATTTTTGCTTCACTAGATTTAGCTGCactaatttttgtttgttttcctcctgcagacTCAGTCTTTGTGCTCCAGTGCTGCACTTAGCTTTCAGAGCTGACTGCTGTTTCCCCGTAGCCTCTATGACACCACTCCTATGGAAATGTTGGCTCTATGAACTTGAGCTGAGCCTTGGGGCTGGTTTTGGAAGCTTTCAGAATGTCCCAGAGATGCCCTTCAGGACAGTGTACAAGTGGGGGTAGCATGTCTGAAAGACCATCTGTGCCAACATTTTAAAGGCCACACCACACAAAAACACCAACTCAGGCCTTGGAATCTGGCCATAATTAGATCAGGTGCAGTTGCAGCATGGCACGGTTGTGCTGCTTCCCATTCTAGAAACAGCCAAGGAATCTGTACTCAGCACTACATTGCATGGCATGAACATCACCCAGATCATCTCTGAACTTGGGATTTGTTTAGGGGATTTGCTTTGCTCAGGTCTTGCTTACTCCATTCAATGGGCTGCTCACCCCTCCAGCAAAAGGGAACTTTCTGAACGAACCCAACTCCTCCTTGGTAGCCTTTTGTTTTGACACTCAGGAGAAGGCAGATTTATGGACTTTCCAGAGTCGtaagttcattttctttttatttaccttTCACTGCAGCCCATTCGGAGTGAGATTTCATTCTGCCTCCGAGCAGGGCTGACCTGCCAAGAGGAGCTGATCCAtaaatcttcccttcctttttctttctttccaaaacagaatTAGCTGAGTTTGCCTGGGAGGAAAACTGTTCTGCCATTGCCGGCAGTCAAACAGTGCAATTAATTAgtgctttcccttttctctttcctctagTCTGTGTCTGCTGGGTTTGAAAGTAAGCCaggaaggaggggggagagaCAAAAGAAGGGAAAACGTTTTGTTTGAGgtatttatattaaattaaaacGTTTGCAATGTGATACAGCTCAGTGACGGTGTCCCTTTTGTGTCATGTCTAGTGGCCACAAGTTTAATCGAAGCATCCCAGCAGAGTGCCTGGCTTATGTGGGCTGCTGCTTGGGTTTCAAGTGCAAAAGGATAGTGGAAAAGGTGTTTGTAAAATGATGATGGAAAGTAAAAACTGTTCTGCAGGGCAGGTTTGAAAAGGAAGATGCTccatctcttctccttcccatttAGGAAGACAGAGCGAGTCACGACAGTGCTGAGCAGACGAGAGCTGCTTGCCAGCATTTAATTTGCTGAAGATTAGGAAATTATCCCATTCTCACAATACCGTGGCAGTCCAGAAATACCTTTGAACTCTGGGGGATGTGGAATGGAGATCGAGCCTCAGATTTTGTCTTGTTTGGAAGCCAAGGCTTTATCAGAATAAGAACTGTACGGATGGTTTAAGCCATATTAATAGTGTACCTTGACCCAATGGACTGGCTCAGCATCAGCCACCTTTCAACTCTGGAATAACCATATCCAGAATGAGACTgaactttctcattttctttttgatccagaagcaatgcagagatgagttgtttctgctctttgtcCTCACTGTGGAGAGAAGTGGCTGCTAAAACATTGCCCCTTTCTGACCTCCAGCTTTCTCTGTAGAAAGCCTTGAACCCcatgtttttctcccagagatGTCCTTGCTCCGTCCTACCCATCCTGTGCCCTTATCACaccaaaaacagaaagctgagaagCCTTCTACATGGCCGACTGCACTTCAGCTGATGCTTCCATTATTTACAATCATTTCTAAACGCACTCTAATGACTGTTGGGGTCGAGCCATAAGCAAAGGCTTCTCTTATGATTATACGTGATAAACAGACAGAAGGCTCTTGGTGTCACCAATCTGTTTAGCACCTGGAGCTCGCAGCAGCTTAGCAGTTGGAAACCACCACTCGTCCAGAAGTAGAAGAGCAGTTTCAAAAGTGCTGTAAGTAAATAAGTGTCCTGACGTGGGCACCAAAAATAAGCACGCACTGAGCTTTTCTGAGCATTTGGCCAGGTCACAGTTGCTGACTGCTGAGCAGTTAGGAAAAAGTATCCCCTCCTTCAGGTGCTCAGCACTCGAACAACCTCAGAGTCATCTGCTTCTCTCATAGCTAGCACTGCTTTGCCCTGCAAAAATAGCCAAGGTTGGAACCAGCACCACTGGCCCCTAAGGGACACAAGAAGGTTAAGTCCATTCCTCTGTGGCACGTAAACTGTGGCAGTAACTGTTTTTTGGTGTTGCAAAGATgtggaggagaaaagcaaggCTCAAATGGTTCCCACTTTGCTGGGGTTTATGGTGTAATGGCAACATTTTCCAAGCTTGCTTTGCTGGGTTTTGGATGTGAGTGAAGTGGTTGTGGGGAGAAGTCCCAGCCAACAAGATGCGTGGCTCTGACCTACCCCTGCATGGCAGTTCACCTGGGATCTGAGCTGTGATCCTACAGCTGTTCATGCTAGGGAATATAGGTCAGCAGCAGGCCAGGCTGGCAACACCTTTCTCCTGCTGGTGAAGAGTTACCTGCTAAAATAGACTCATTGAGGCCTATGGATTATTATGTTCATTAGTGGTGATTCATACTAAGAGTTTCATAATCAGGCCTGCTGGTGTAAGATGTTCCTTTCCACAGTACCATTTATCTTAAAGATCTCTGAATACTTTATGTACATTAAGCTTTAATCCATGTTTTACCACCGGCGAGGCAGGTAAGGAGGattgtttccattttgcaaaTGAGGAAAACTGAGGTACAGAGTGAGAAAGTGGCTTGCCCAATATTCTGGAGGCTGTTTGCATAGTTGTATGCGGTGGCATCTTTGAATGAGAGTATATTTCCCATCCATATTACCACTGAACTGACCtttgtctgctttcttccctcccagGGTCCCCTTCTCTGAGGGCATATCCTCTCATCTCCGTTATCACCAGGCAGCCTTCTGTGGTCCCTCACCTCGTTCCAGCTGCCACCAGCTCCCGTGTGCTGCCAGCCCAGACCTCAGCAACTGCGAGCTCAGAGACACCAGCCAGCGAGACCCACGGCAGCAGTGAGTCGGAGGCAGAGCAGCCCACACCTCGGTTAAAAAAGCCACGCCGGAGTCGGACCATCTTCACAGAGCTCCAGCTGATGggcttggagaagaaattccAGAAGCAGAAGTATTTGTCTACACCCGACAGGTAGGAGTTCAATGGGTTGGAGAGGGAGATCCAAGCAGCCCATCACAGGTCGGGCTCTCCATGTCTACCAGCTACTGCAGTCATTTTGCTGTGCAGAATGCACTTGCCTTCATCTGGTTTACTGCTTTATCTGAACAGTCCATTCAAATGCTCATATGACTATAAATATTGCTtagaaaggagcaggaaaataCTGTTTCCTAAACTAGGAGAAGGACAGGGAGCAAAAGGGTTGAATCAGTCCTGCTCAGCTGTCCCCATGCTGAGTGCTCcctggctgcagtgtgctgctttCTAGCTCAGCAGTGATGCCTCTGCTGTTGGCCAAGGACATGGGCAGATGACCTGATTAAATTTCAAGGCTAACTTCTCTTGGGATCAAAGATGACACGGATAGGCTGTATCAATGGAAATGTCACATGGTGATAGATATGCCTGCTAGCAGGCATCCAGGCTCAGAGATGTGCAAGAAGCTGAGCAAAggctctttcttcttccctgttcTTGCTCCAGACCATTGGGAAAAGATGTAGCCTGGTTTCCTGCTGGGATGCTGAGGTGGATGGTTCTGTCTCTGTGGCAGCTGGGAGGTTGGCTGTAGCTTCAGCTGTCTGCTGCCTTGCCCTGTCTTGAGTTCTCAGGGACTGCTTGGTACCAGATAGACAAACTAAAATAAGGagaagttttatttgttttaaaggctTTGAATGCTATTCTGCAGAtttaaataagaggaaaaagccTTGTCCAGTTCCTGTTCAGTTTGTAAACCTGGGGAGGGTTTGAAAGGTTCACCAGACCTTGAACTCCACAGATGGCAGAATCCCAATatttaaaatggttttgaagTCAGCACACTCCACTTGTACTGCTTGTCACCAAAGCCAAGGATCACAGCTAGACTGAATTTCATGAGTCTGAATGCCTCCTACAGCTTTAGATCCTAATGCTCCCGTAGTGACTCCTCCCAGCGTCACATAAGCAGATTGTTGACACCATTGATGAAGCACTCAGGGCTGGTAAATTAATTTAATAGCATGACTGTTCCTTGGCTTTGTCTGTGTTAGAGCCTGGTGAGCAATTCCTGTCCCTGCACCACTTCCcctgtttgtttccttgggTTTCCAGGCAATGCTGACTACAGTAATGTGTGTGGCAAGAGATGGCAACAGGCTGCAGGTAATCAGAGTGTGATAACATGCACTATGGCAAGTTAGCCAAgcagtgtttctttctgtgaacTCATGGCTGGAAACGTGATGGTGAAGCAATGGGTTGTGATCTGTGTTCAGTCCTGCAGCTTTTGGCCTAGACACGAGATCGTGCTGGTTAGAGGGCAAATGGAGCACCTGGTTTGTTAGTAATAAAGGAGCTCAGTGTGATGTGATAATGCCTGTGCCACATTCTCAGACAACACTGATAGTATTTTTAAGTCAATGGGATATTCTGCAGACACTGTATAGTAGCGTAGGCAGCAGGGAATCTAAAGTGGGGAAAAGCATGGAGCcaggagtgtgtgtgtgtgagcacagagctggtgtGGGGTGCGTAGGTGTTTGTAAATACACAAGAGAGCCTGACTGCCCGAGGAGCCCAGCTGGAACAGAAATGCTATTATGAACAACTTGGCCTTCACAAGTGTGTTTTCTCCTGTGCAGAAATAGGGAAAATATCAGCCCATAACACCTGGGAATGTGGCTCTGCATTTGGGCTGTCCCACCTGTGGGTCTTGCGTGACTCTATGGGGCACTTGCCTGGCGTTATTGAGGATTTCCAACTCTGCCTGTTGTGCAACTCCATTACAACACTGCCAGATGCATGGTACCATCACCTGTGGGGAAGGATAAAGAGCTAACCCGAGCTGCATTTGCTTCATATCCTGAGttttaatatagaaataatGAATGGTTTCAGATGAACTTGCACAGGTTGGAGAAATGCGGAGGATGAATCAGGATTATGGGCTGTCTGCCACACATACCCTTAAGCTAAACACGCAAATAATAAATTCGTTTATAAGCTTAAATTGCCTATAATAGCACAATGCATAAGAAATTAATAGATTTAGATGTACTACTGCtctttgagaaatgaaaaagtatcATTATCCTCATTATGTAGGTAGTGAAGATGAAATGCGATACAAAGAGCAATGCTTTCACAGGCAGACTGATGCCAGGTGTCTTGTTTCTTGCGTGGTTGCTTCAGACACCATGGGCTTATTTTTCAGGAATGCTGTGtaccagcagctcctgcctcatGCACAAACGTGGAGTGTCAGCAGAAACTCTTATACTTGGCCATTTGTCCACCAACACCTTGACcactctttcttcttccatagAAGCAACTATCTTAACATGctgagagaaacaaagcaatccTTTCTGGCAGTCCCACTGCTGTGTGGTTGGCTGCCCTTGGAATCAGGGTGCTTCTCGTCCTCTGTCAGCTCCCTGCAGTCTCTGTCTTCTCTTCCAGGCTCGACTTAGCGCAGTCACTGGGGCTGACTCAGCTCCAGGTGAAGACGTGGTACCAGAACCGCAGgatgaagtggaagaaaatggtAAGGGGTTGGTTGCCATTTCTCTTAGACCCcaaaaactgcttctgaaaggaTGGATTCTGAAGCTGAGTATGGTATATCAGGGATTTGTGTCTATTTATACTAAATTTTGTCTTCTTCTTGCTGAATTCTCCTAcaatttctttagaaatgtgcttttttgtATCTATAAAAAGCTCACATTGGAGCATAAGTGATGGGCGGGAGGTACAACAGGCAGTGGGAAGAATGCAGAGCTGAGGGAtgaaagaaactggaacagAGGGAAGAACCAAACTATGTACCTCTGCATTTTTGGCATAATAATATTAAATGCTAATTTAGAAGCCGAAGTGGAACTGGCAAGAGAACAGACAGTCAGAAGCAATCCTGGCTAAAGTCTGAATGTTCTTACTTGGGCTTTAAATAGATCAAATGCTCATGAAAGGGACTGAATTGTGCATAAAATCTTTATATAATGTTGAGGAGTGGCTGATTAGATTGCTTTTGGGGGTGCTGCAGAAACTGGCTTAGATGGCTCCATCTAAATTCTGAGTGTCCTTGCTGGTATTTTTTGCGTTTAGTTTTAGTTATATGAGATAACGAGTGAACTCACTCTGTGAATGCAGGGAATTTCTCTGAAGCTGAATGGTGACTGCAGGTCACGTCTGAAATCACATTTCATCCTCTCTCTAAAGGAAGCCTCACAGCAGTGAAGTTCAGGTTGATCTGACTGTTAATCTCTTTGTTCCAGGTGTTGAAAGGTGGGCAGGAAGCTCCAACGAAGCCCAAAGGCCGTCCAAAGAAAAACTCCATTCCCACCTCAGAGGAAAttgaagcagaagagaaaatgaacagcCAGGCTCAGAGTCAGGAGGAGGGATCTCAAGCCCCTGAGGAGCCAAAAGTGACAGAGGAGAAGCCAGAAGTCTCTTTGGAGACAGAAGAGTCTCCGGAACATATACCAGAGCCCTCCTCAGAGGAGGCTACACCATTAagttaaaagggaaaaagagaagggaaagggaaaaaaagaaataacatagagagaaaccaaaaccaaatatatatatgtgtgtgtatatatatatatatatttaaatatgtatgtaattGTTggtgtgtacatatatatataaatatatatatatatatgt
This window contains:
- the BARX2 gene encoding homeobox protein BarH-like 2 isoform X2 encodes the protein MWVRDASTIIHHTGSPSLRAYPLISVITRQPSVVPHLVPAATSSRVLPAQTSATASSETPASETHGSSESEAEQPTPRLKKPRRSRTIFTELQLMGLEKKFQKQKYLSTPDRLDLAQSLGLTQLQVKTWYQNRRMKWKKMVLKGGQEAPTKPKGRPKKNSIPTSEEIEAEEKMNSQAQSQEEGSQAPEEPKVTEEKPEVSLETEESPEHIPEPSSEEATPLS
- the BARX2 gene encoding homeobox protein BarH-like 2 isoform X1; amino-acid sequence: MHCPPQPRLAKAGRRRYKTFMIDEILSKETCDYFEKLSLYSVCPSLLVRPKPLHSCAGSPSLRAYPLISVITRQPSVVPHLVPAATSSRVLPAQTSATASSETPASETHGSSESEAEQPTPRLKKPRRSRTIFTELQLMGLEKKFQKQKYLSTPDRLDLAQSLGLTQLQVKTWYQNRRMKWKKMVLKGGQEAPTKPKGRPKKNSIPTSEEIEAEEKMNSQAQSQEEGSQAPEEPKVTEEKPEVSLETEESPEHIPEPSSEEATPLS